The DNA window ATGTCCCAGAAGGGCGAATGTGTGTCAATCTCATGGGAGATCACCAGCGGAGAGACCAGGAAGAGACGATCATCTCCCGTCTCAAAGCCCACGCTGATGTCTGTCTGGTCCAGAGGGATGAACTCACCTGAAGGAGACAATAAAGTAGGAGGTGAggaaagagaaaggaggagatgaGCACTTTTCCTTTATCAATAAATCAAGATCCTCCTGATTGTGTCATAACAGCATAACCATAGAATCTActcatttggaaaaaaaaacttttccacCTCTGGTAGTTGTAGTAGAGGTATGTAGTTGTCATAGTGGAAACAGTAGTAATTGTACAAGTAGTAGTTGTGGTTGCTGTAGTAGTCATCGTAGTAGTCACATTAGTATCGTTAGttgggctgtgtattggcaagaatttggggatacgatacatatcatgatacaggggtgacgattcaatatattgtgatactctaagcaaggcgatatattctGATTTCTTTCAAATctcattttaggaaaactgtcatagtatgaagacacaccaccatatgtataaaaactGAGTtaaaaagtcactatgtgaaaaggcttctatggggactaacatcattacacatgaatacaattgggcttaTTGGACCCAAAAGAGTCTCATCTTTCCaatgatacccaatttatgcaattccaagactgtttagggaccccagtatgtaaATACCCCAGTAAATAACACACTTATGCTGCATGCAAAAAGcttcatgttttttgccccaaactgcatgtgattatcataaagtgggcatgtctggaaaggggagacttgtgggtacccatagaatattaatattaatatatttttattcacatatattgaggttagatgtcaagggacccctttgaaaatagccatgctagtttttcctcgccaaaatttaaagtaactttggagcgttatttagcatccttGCGACATGCAGGTACGtggctggtaccaatgtattccttatataaattatttacacactctagctttaaaattgaggcCACTTCAACCTCCCGAAAGACAGAATACCGACCGGGTCCGCCGGCGGGccatcagatttttaagaggataattaaaaatcgatacagcgttttggagaatcgatcgcaaaacataatatcgcaatactaaaTACTGTAACTCatctatattttcttatacCCCTAATTGTTAGTGAGTAAAATGTGTACCGATACTATCATTAATGGTCTTAATCTGGTCGTCTCACCCTCCTGAGTCTGTTTGGACTTGATGAGCTTGGCCCTCATGTTGGCCCCGACGATGTGGGAGCTCCGAAGGTCGCCCACCCTGAACATCAGACAGAGCTTGTCGTCTCGCAGAGAGATGACGGCGTGTTTGGAGAACACCAGCGTCTCTGCCCGTTTGTTGGGCTGCGAGATCTTCACAAACATGCAGCCGACCTGGACAGAGAGGAGTAGGGAGGGCGGGGGGGTAGGGTGACAGAGAGGTGACAactcaaagacagacagagcgaTGCAAAAGGCTTAAATATTTACAATAACTGGAAAAGCAGAGGAATAAAGAAAAATTAGTTTTTCGTAATTAACACTGATGTAGACTGCACAGCTGTGAGTGCTGAATACATTGAAAGCTTGTCTATTTTTTCAATAGAGCTGGCTATTTCCAGTGTTAAAACACAGTAGTGACACTTGAATTAACCTCAGACTCACtcatttttttatatgaataataaaacaGCCCAGTTGCTAATATGGCATGTTTCCAGCTCGCAAACATGCATAAACATGATTCTGCTCGGACGTCGGTGTGTGGATTCATCCTCATCAAGAGAGTGCTTACTCGGCGGGAAAAATCAAGCTCCATCAGCACTTTCAAAGTAAATCTTCTTTTTCAGGAAGCGTACCATCTGCTCCAAATGAATGTCATTTCGTCTTGATAGTATTGATGCATacactcttctttctctctctcaaaaaaacgtgtattcattttttgattctAGTTTAGCTAACAGGAGGCCTTCTTCTAATCAAACACTCAGGTCAAACAGCATTTACATTTGCTTTAGCTTATTTAGGCGCCTTTCTTCATGAAAGgtggctttttttcccccaaatgaAATTAGATCATTTGACTAAGAATCTGAATTTTgtatgctttttatttatttattttttttaacctgacCTCCTGATGTGCTATAGCAGGTTTGAAGGTCACTATGTGTTGGACAAAGATCTGTAAACTATAAATAATAAGTATGAGATAAGTCCTCACCAAGGTCAGCAATAATTCAGTTTCAGTaaaggcaaaaaatatatatatttaatgaatATGTCTTGTAATTTTAGGTTTCATTACAAAATATTGGAACATTTGATTTAGAAGTTCCTCGATAAGTGAAATTCTCCGTGATTTATGGCAAGTCTAATAGTCTCAAAATCAAAATACTTTGTGAGATGCAAAAAGAGAAATataatcatgttttattttcctcaaatgAACACAATAATCTTGGCtatcaataatattaataaggtTGCCCCTTCCTAGTCGATTAGTCggctaatcggtcgttttggttttagtcgactaagatttctttagtcgataagtcgttttttatgcttttttcatgctgaatgacttatttccaagaaacttctgagcacatttctggtaaacaccagatttaaagtggcgcttttgtgtgattctttgtgtaGAAACAccgttttacagatctgtcgattaaatcaactaaacgattatagtcgacaaaatcgtgtTAATCGACTACGAATTTCAAACCAATTCAAACCGTAAATATTAACCACAATACATAATACCttcaaagtagggctgtcaatcgattgaaatagttaatcacaattaatcgcaaatgaatcacacattttgtatctttttaaaatgtaccttaaagggagatttgtcaagtatttaatactcttatcaacatgggagtggacaaatatgcttgttttatgcaatgtatgcatatatgtattattggaaatcaattaataacacaaaacaatgacagatattgtccagaaaccctcacaggtactgcatttagcataaaaaatatgctccaatcataacatggcaaactgcagcccaacaggcaacaacagctgtcagtgtgtcagtgtgctgacttgactatgacttgccccaaactgcatgtgattatcataaagtgggcatgtctgtaaaggggagactcgtgggtaccaatagaactcattttcattcacatatcttgaagtcagaggtcaagggacccctttaaaaatgaccatgccagtttttctttgccaaaatttagcgtaggtttggagTGTTAGTTAGCCTCCtcctcgacaagctagtatgacatggttggtaccaatggattcattaggtattctagtttcatttgataccagcATCTAGCTgtagcagtatcttcactctagctttgaaactgagcccactaccaCCTTAAATTcacaaattgcattaatgcattaaagaaattagtggcagtaaaacgaatttgcattaattattatcgcgttatctttgacagccctacttcaaaATAATCTGAATCCAATCTTTTGACAATTAGTTTCTGAAAATTATTTCCCCATTTCTCAGTCATGCAGCAGCCATGGTGCTCACCATGAAGGCGTTGACCATTGAGCCCAGTATagcttgcagcagcagcagcatggtgcCCACTGGACACTGGTCGGTGATGACGCGGTGGCCGTAGCCAATGGTGGTCTCTGTCTCGATGGAGAAGAGGAAGGCCGAGATGAAGCCGTTGACATTGTTGACGCATGGCGTCCACGTCTCATCCTCCAGATGGTCAAAATCACCCCTTGGGAAGGAACGAAAGGAGGAGAATGTGTGAGAAAAGGGGAAGTGGagatggggtgggggggtgacAAAGTGGGTGTCGGGAGGGAAAAATAGACATAGAGCGAGAAGATTTATATTTATAGAACAGAGGCGCAGAAATATATGTATGACGACTCGTCTCTTCCTTTATATTTACAGTCACCTTTCAGCTCATGCTTATAATGCATAAGAAACATTATTAATGATTAACCTGACGTTCATGCTGTCACTTTTTGTTGATGCTGCAAAAACCTACTTTTTCCATCATAAATCATCACATACAGCATCTTCACTCTGCCGGTTTATCAGTCCTGTGCCACCGCAGATTTTCTTCCCAAGCTACTCGCTACACAGACTAATGTCCCTGATTAACACAGCCccggccagagagagagagctaattAATGAAAGTGGTGTTaagtagtttatataatatatgactTTTATTGACCTGTGTTGGTGACCAAGGAATTGCAATAACACCGACAGCTCTCTGGCACAGCTTAAGGTGGCCTGTAATTGATATAAGGAGGTCACGATTTTTACGAGACGAAGACGTTAGCTAATTAGAGTGGGGGATCCGGCAGACACATCTAGTGAAGAGGTAACACATCATGATGAAATACACCGTAATGTTAATACTGCTTTGTCATCTGCTTTTTTGGCTGTAAAATTGGGCTTTTTTAGCCTTCGTTGCAGAAACGTCTCGCAACGCTGATCACTCTCGCAGCATCCTCGTCCATCTTTGAGCAATTAAAAAGGTAGTGTTGCCTCGTGACGACCGCGTTTAAGGACATTTTGGCAATATTTTTCTTGCTGAGACTTTGATGAGAAGATAAGTACCACTCTCATGTCACACTCCCATTATGTacgaagctacagccaggagacagttagcttagcttagcacaaagactgcaaacagggggaaacagctagcctggctctgcctaccagcacctctaaagctcacaaatAAACACGTTATATATCTTGTATGTTACATTGTGGATTTGTCTGGGTTAAACAAAGGtaagctaaccatctcctggctgtagcttcatatttaacatacagacaTAAGAGCGGAGTCTTcccatctaactcttggcaagaaagcgaataagcacattccccaaaatgtcaaactattcctttaaagcagcagtgggtagaaatggagcaaatatgattaaaaaaagttatttttataaaccaatcactatatcctgacagtagtgcatgagacaggtaatctgaaaaaaaaaaatcatgtgtctctgtgtcctccggtgttcctaacggcatctgcaagatttcatagaccggaggaaaacaaccaatcagagctgatatggagtctgctgtctctgagcagctgtcaatcactcgcaaactctgaccaaatggtcaaactaggcagcgctgatcaaatatgaatcaatattctgttactataatgtctatttctctcctcaaatgttttcagaatcatcttgtagtgtactgttcagctgtaaaatgaaaaagtttgtgacacgacagccatgttgagatcagttgaggctataccaagcaccgcccaccagccggagcacagccaataggaacgctctctctctctctgaaatgacctgtgattggccaaagtctcccgtcacaggtttacttaaacagagccatgaggaggtgcagaagtctaattttctctcagaacacttgggATGTAGCAACATTTGTGTTCAAGCGGAATGAAAATCTGCACACAGCTCAGGACCGAAGAGATctaaacttcttcttcttcttcttctttttctcatacTCTTACCTACAGTAGGCTATGAGGTACCAGATGGCCCCGAAGAAGAGCCACGTGACGGCGTAGGCCATGACGAAGACGAAGAGCGAGCAGCGCCAGTTGAGGTCCACCAGCGTGGTGAAGATGTCGGTCAGGTAGCGGTAAGTCTCCCGCATGTTACCGTGCTGCACATTGCAGCGACCGTTCTTCTCCACATAGCGCTGTCTCTTACGCTTAGTCCGGCCTGGTGAGGAGACGGGCGATGGGGGACCatgtggaggagggggggggagaggagaagCAACACAATGTGGTTACAGAAGTTTTGCAATATGCATGTACACCCAGCATGATTTTTGGGGCTTTTCTATGAAACAAGGTTGAAGACAAGTCTTCACAGGTGTCTTATAACCCTATGTCCCAAAGAAACCCTTTCAAGACCCTTTAGAATACTTCAAAACATATTACAAGGCTGCATTTCTGAAAAGTTTTGCTGTTTGAAGATACAACTCTGACTGCAGTCAGAGGATGCGAGTTGAATGAAGGCACGTAGAGAGATTGGAGGATAAACAGAGAAAGGTGCCAGGGGACACAACTACTCAGAGAGATGCAGTGTGGCTCAGAGGAAAGCCAGGCTGGTGAAGAACGGATAACAGAAATGAAAACAGACAGGGAAAGACAGGACAACATCATCAAACAGTTGGAGAAGAAAAGCTACAACATTGGACTATAGTTGCTGTACAACCCTAAAGGGAACTGATGATGTTTCTTTGTAGAGAGCGTTTTTCCTGTGGGTGAACCCAGCCACAACTGAGATTATGACACATGTTGGATGCAAAACTATTCTATTTTGGGTTTTTTGTACCCCTGACAACAACAACGGATATTAATCAGTGTGCATCCTTCCAAAACTTAAGTCAATATCTTaacatttaaaggaataattcaaccCAAAATCTCAGTGTCTCGCCTTTTCTATGATAAATGTCTTCCTGTATGTTGATATTTTGGTATAAATTGAAAAATGAGTCCTGCTCTTTGACTGCTCTTTGAGAAAGTGACACCAAACTGGAAATCTGCCACTGATGTTTTGGATTTGGAAAGGTCCGCTTTAACTGTAAAAATTGTCTAATTTTGTGCTTCTGGCAGTTATCCTTGCACAAAAACAATCTTTAGTTAGCAGTGTTTTTAGGTTTTAGGGTCTTTCAAAAAGATGTACAGCGAAGAGGAGAGAAACTGGGGTGAACAAAGAGTAGAGCTATACTGGAGAAGCCTAATGAAAAAAGATGTGCTGTCAAAATCGCTGAAGGATGAACCACTGCGGCACGGTCCAAATTAGCGATTCACAACTATTTCGACAGAGttgtggaggagaaggaggcgcATTACTTCAGTCGATATacagtgtgcgtgtgtatgtgtgtgtgtgtgtgtgtgtgtgtgtgcgtgcgtgcgtgcgtgtgtataGAGAGAAAAAACGATCCAGCCTCCCAATCACTGAGGGAGTAAAATAAATCCCAAAGGGCTCAATAATGATGAGCTAGCAAACTTCATTCTCCAAACTTGAATGAAGTGAGTAGAAAGCAGCCATAACATTTTTGAAACGCGGACGTCACATGCAGATTCACTCACCCCACCCGAATCGCCCCCTCTCCTTCTCCGTCCCCTGGGTCTTCTTCCTGGGCTCGTTGGCTTGGGCATTCCGCTCGGCCAGCTTGGCCTGGAAGGACCTGTTGACCTTGACTAAGGGCGGAGGTGACGATGCTGTCTCTGTGGTGACGACGTTGCCCAGCTCTTCCGACAGGTTGAAGACTCCAGTGGAGGCGGTGACCTCGGTGGCCACCTCCACTTCTTCCCCTTCCCCCTTGTTCTCCACAGGGAGCGAAAGAGAGTCCGGGCGGGAGGGGAATACCGAGTTCTCCAGCGCcatatcgtgtgtgtgtgtgtgtgtgtgtgtgtgtgtgtgtgtgtgtgtcaggtgtaTTAGCGTGTTATTGATATCCTCCCTATGGCAGACTCTGTCCAAAAGCTATTGATTGGACCATTTGTTTGCTCGACTGAAGCCTGGAACGAGGAGAAGAGCACAATGATCAAAAGAAATCATGTAATTGATCAGCTGTTTTGCTGTCAAACTATATCACTGACAaacgattttttttaaaagaaatacttTTAGTTTCTCTCAAGATACTTCTGCTATTTCTAcattaactagaatggcactcggagaacgcagacctccgccaaggtgcgtgactttaaaaacagatcacagttcacagctggcggtaccgtgaggtggtcggcttattattaacacagtgtgtttccgtgtaacgtatctgcggatgcctctctcattcaacagttatgtctgtataacattGCACTactttgtctctcatcccgtcatctaccgcttttttctttctcaccgcggacggccagcagctcccgcacacacgtccacacacgtatctctctgctctcagaaggaggcggggtcacgcgtcatcaaagCATCATCAGGTacacactgcgcatgtgttataccctgtggacttaatgttctggctgatcggaaccCGGAAAAAAAATtccctgaatccggatcatgatccggatcgccaccaaaatcaaatggattgttcattgtgccacactccaACCCTCCAAAACATtacattcaaatccatcatgaACTTTTacagtaatcctgctaacagacaaacaaaccaacaaaccaacaaaacaacaccggtgaaaacataacctccttcccagGCCTTCGGCCATGGTGGAGATAACAACAAGGCCTATAGCTTCTGTGTTGCTTGCCATACAGATCTGACCTCCTGTGTCTGCCTGTTTTATAATGTCACCTCTGATTAAATGAAGAAAGAAATCACAATGGTTGAGGTTGCTCTTTTTTAAGTCTTAGGAATTAGACATGAAGGGACATGCATACTTGAGCCACTTTCACTGTTTAGCATGTTTCATAAAGCACCTTGGGGTaggtttgtatgtgtgtgtgtgtgtgtgtgtgtgtgtgtgtgtgtgtgtgtgtgtggttcatgtgtgtgtgtgtgtgtgtgtgtgtgttgtataagTGCACTTGCTGCTATGTTAAACAAGGTTGGTTTATGCTGCAGGCCTGCTGGGATTTCTTACATAAGTGCCATATAAATCTGAAATTCTGTATGTATGTGGCTAGTAGGACATGGTGTACCTCTGACATTATTAGCACAGTAAAATGGACTCCTAGTCCTCTTTTGGCCTGGCATGATGTGCGTCCATTTGGACAAATTGGGGGGTGCACGCAAGAGCAGACTGATGGTGACAATCAAGATGACGCACTACGCCTGATGGATGGATCACAAATAGCTTCTATTAAAAGGTGTCTTGTTAGCCAGCCAATAGGCTAAAGAAAGCAGGCGTGAGGATTAATGTCAGACAGCTATAAGAATGAACAAACATCTTACCTGCTCAGCGTAGCAACTTATAGATGTGTAAGACCTGGATTTGGGCCGATGATTTATCATAAGAAAAACGACAATCTGGTCCAGGAACGAGCCGCGACTGGCAGCCTTGGTTCGATGATGACTCCCATTTCTGGTGTTTACCAGCGACGCAGCAGCATCTGTCCACTCCTGCTCTCCTTTTCCAGGAAAACAAAGAGCACCTCGATGCGACTACTCAGCATTCACAGTAAACAGGAGGCGAAACACACAGCATCCGTGTGAATGATCGCgcataaaaatgagaaaaaaaacaaccaattcAAGTCAAAATCATCAGGGCATCTGTAAGGCATGTGTCGGGCAGTGGACGTGCGAAATGGTGGCAGCAGGATAACCCGGCAGCGTGGAGATCAGCTCCATCATCTATGTGAGCATCTGATGGAGTCAGTCAGGTGTGGAGCTACTGAGCGGTGGAGGATGCTGTCATCAGCCCAGCCCCTCTTACATCCAGCATCCAGCCTGCCTCACACGCTGCTCTATCTCAGGAACACACATGAAAGGCATGTTTTATTGCAATAACATTAATATCGAATGTTTGGTCAAAATGACTGGCATTAAAgcttatttagattttttttttatatggttTAAATGCAAAtctattgtgtatttttggcTCTTctacaataaaaaatgattaagcCATGCCCCTTAAAACCCAGATGAAAATAATTaagaaaagataagataagataaaatagaactttattaatcccgaaggaaattcttgtgccagagattgctcaaaattacaacaagttcaagtgtataaaatacaattgtataaaataaaaaagtactatttctagcaccagtgcctaatagaataacaattaagtcagatacatttagtaaaatgagtaaataagagaagataagtaaaataaaaaaggtaaagtaagctaacaaacagaaaaataagtaatattacacatgttggacattaatattgcacacaatgaacagtgatattgcaaataagaatgtaaaaagttaaatataaatacatatgtaaAAATAGAGCCTTTTTTAACTTCTGCTGATACAGTCACACACTTACTTTattgtttcccttttttcaaggttgttttcatatatgcaatttacagttcgtaattgcaatagtttataaaccaatttttaagtagatgagcttatagacaaactcattaagtacactagagaaaacaacttcaacattcaaaattgaaataaaattaagaaaagaaataataataataataataataataataataataataataatgataaaaagaaagaatagagttaaaaaaatacacaaaaaaaacaataataatacaaaaatacgagagtaataaattaaatcaacaaataaattaatagaaaataaaaagggggggaggggagcgCAGCGCAGatatatagtaatatcatttacatgggcacacacatgcatcctccttcacgtcaggtcacctccaagcatatgtatatgtgtatgcgtgttaacccatgtaactatatttttccttctgttagactccatctcttctcaaaaacatcctccatactattgtgtatttttggctcttctacaagaaaaaaatgattaagCCATGCCCCTTAAAACCCAGATGAAAataattaagataagataagatagaactttattaatcccgaaggaaattcttgtgccagagattgctcaaaaatacaacaaaattacaagaAGTTCAGGTGTATAAAATtcaaaaaagtactatttctagcaccagtgcctaatagaataacaattaagtaagatacatttagtgaaATGAGTACATAacataagataagtaaaatgaaaaagctAAAGTAagctaaataaaacagaaaagtaagtcatattgcacatgttggacattaatattgcacacaatgaacagtgatattgcacatgagaatgtaaaaagttaaatataaatatatatgttaaaATAGAGCCTTTTTTTACAACCTCTGCTGATCCAGTCACACACCACATTGTCTCATCAATGGTATCAATGACTTGATTAAATTAGCGTGGTGTTCAATAGGTGCTGTTCAGCCGCCGGCCTCTAGGTGGAGCTATATcgatatatatgtgtgtgtgtgtgtgtgagtgagtgagttgaGCGGAGCTGCTGATCATCAGTCCTCCTTTTCCAACATGTCGGTGTACGGGCCAGTGGTGAAGATTCACCCCGTCGTTCTCGCCTCTATCTGCGACTCTTACGAGCGGAGAAATGAGGGAGCGAGTCGTGTGATCGGGACTCTGTTGGGTGAGCAGAAACATGATCTTTGTGTTGAGGCGGACTGACTCCTGATAAAACCGGTTAGggttagctggctaatgttagctcactggctaacgttagcttagctgctaacgttagcttagctgCTAACACATGTTGGCTTGGTTCAGTCCCCTCGGAGCTAACCTAGCTAGCTACATccggctaacgttagctagacAAAAACAGCTGGCTGCTCTCACAGATGGAAACATTGACTATCTCCGAAGTCATCTGACCTTATCTGATTATGTTCTGTACTGCTATGACATGTTTATTAACCAGTATTGAAAGTTCTTGGAGTTGAATTTAGCTGTTCGTCATGATTTAGCCTCTTGTGTACCCCACTTGTTTGTTAGCTAACAATGCTTAGGCGGCTAGCTGAATAACAATGCCTCTTGTTTTTCAACATGTGTCCCTCTCAGGTACTACTGATAAGCACTCCATCGAGGTGACCAACTGCTTCTCTGTCCCCCACAATGAGTCTGAAGATGAGGTATGTTGTTACACTCATTTACTCACAGTATGCATGTAAGGGTGAGTATAAATGAACCTTTTATTATTGTGCTGTTGAGCATCTCTAGATATAGAGTATTTGATCATTCAAATATTAATGGAAAATTGTAGTGCCACAGCAGCTAAGTCACATTAATCACAAAAGCTGGCCTATATGGACACAAGAGGTGGTTAAGAAATAAGTTAACATAAATACAACTAGAGTAAATTCCAGTTACTTTCTAATTAATATTAACTCTGACACTAATGTCTCTGTAGTCATCTGTACATGGTTTGTGCAAGTCTAGCAGGTAACTGTATGATAAAATCG is part of the Sebastes umbrosus isolate fSebUmb1 chromosome 12, fSebUmb1.pri, whole genome shotgun sequence genome and encodes:
- the kcnj9 gene encoding G protein-activated inward rectifier potassium channel 3, with translation MALENSVFPSRPDSLSLPVENKGEGEEVEVATEVTASTGVFNLSEELGNVVTTETASSPPPLVKVNRSFQAKLAERNAQANEPRKKTQGTEKERGRFGWGRTKRKRQRYVEKNGRCNVQHGNMRETYRYLTDIFTTLVDLNWRCSLFVFVMAYAVTWLFFGAIWYLIAYCRGDFDHLEDETWTPCVNNVNGFISAFLFSIETETTIGYGHRVITDQCPVGTMLLLLQAILGSMVNAFMVGCMFVKISQPNKRAETLVFSKHAVISLRDDKLCLMFRVGDLRSSHIVGANMRAKLIKSKQTQEGEFIPLDQTDISVGFETGDDRLFLVSPLVISHEIDTHSPFWDMSQSQLEKEDFEIVVILEGMVEATGMTCQARSSYLAEEVMWGHRFSPMMSLAEGFFDIDYGAFHHTFEVDSPNCSARELSLAAARLDAHLYWSISSRLDEEPTLTNQAAKQPDSGSIDGKGGEPTFIVGEMTDIQEQTGLGELNGSVATDQSESEA